Proteins encoded by one window of Collimonas fungivorans:
- a CDS encoding M48 family metallopeptidase, translating to MRLTRNNGWQGVRRYAALALPVLLLAACATQESATTLPQVVPVPPKPVVLTPPPQQAELKALIGLQDRLYDVAAPLLVNNALLCRNNARNLLGFTAKTKYSYTSEFIEAASALGLSDQLQVTGVLAGSGAAKVGLQRGDLLVSIQDKPVPVGADAERQTALLLGPLVNGRNSIKVIIARNGANQTLNIPLTRACAFGIELGNTENVISYADGRRVLISSGMMKYTKNDDELALVIAKEMAHNTLTHPSRQRNTATMTGVIDNLIRLKPDTAALNGMAGVKPYPQQLDAAADKLSLYMVARAGYKVDDAAVFWQRLATSYPASVLNGYTAIHPGTDYRLSAIQQAVSDIQAKQATGTAIQP from the coding sequence ATGAGATTGACGCGTAACAATGGATGGCAGGGCGTCAGGCGCTATGCAGCGCTGGCGCTGCCAGTGCTGTTACTGGCAGCCTGTGCCACACAGGAGTCCGCCACCACCCTGCCGCAAGTCGTGCCAGTCCCTCCCAAGCCAGTGGTCCTGACGCCGCCGCCGCAACAGGCGGAATTGAAAGCCTTGATCGGCTTGCAAGACCGCTTGTACGATGTTGCCGCGCCTTTGCTGGTGAACAATGCCCTGCTGTGCCGGAACAATGCGCGCAACCTGCTGGGCTTCACCGCCAAGACCAAATACTCCTATACCTCCGAGTTCATTGAAGCGGCAAGCGCCCTCGGCCTGAGCGACCAGCTGCAAGTGACCGGCGTGCTGGCCGGCAGCGGCGCCGCCAAGGTCGGCCTGCAGCGCGGCGACCTGCTGGTGAGCATCCAGGACAAGCCGGTCCCGGTCGGCGCCGACGCCGAACGCCAGACGGCCTTGCTGCTCGGACCGCTGGTAAACGGCCGCAACAGCATCAAGGTCATCATTGCCCGCAACGGCGCCAACCAGACCCTGAACATCCCGCTGACCCGCGCCTGCGCCTTCGGCATCGAACTCGGCAACACCGAGAATGTGATCAGTTATGCCGACGGCCGCCGCGTGCTGATCAGCAGCGGCATGATGAAATACACCAAGAACGACGACGAGCTGGCTCTGGTGATCGCCAAGGAAATGGCGCATAACACGCTCACGCATCCGTCGCGCCAGCGCAATACCGCCACCATGACCGGCGTCATCGACAACCTGATCCGCCTGAAACCTGATACCGCGGCCCTGAACGGCATGGCCGGCGTCAAGCCTTATCCGCAGCAGCTGGATGCAGCGGCCGACAAGCTGTCGCTGTACATGGTTGCCCGCGCCGGCTACAAAGTCGACGACGCCGCGGTTTTCTGGCAACGGCTGGCGACCAGCTATCCGGCCAGCGTGCTCAACGGTTATACGGCGATACATCCGGGTACCGATTACCGCCTGTCGGCAATCCAGCAGGCGGTTTCGGATATCCAGGCCAAGCAGGCGACCGGCACCGCCATACAGCCTTAA